One genomic region from Lycorma delicatula isolate Av1 chromosome 9, ASM4794821v1, whole genome shotgun sequence encodes:
- the CycT gene encoding cyclin T, with product MRRAMEDRWYFTREQLNNTPSIRCGYSADRELSCRQQAANFIQDMGQRLQVTQLCINTAIVYMHRFYMFHSFTQFHRTAISSAALFLAAKVEEQPRKLEHVIKVAYMCLHREQSHLDTKSEQYLELAQDLVVNENVLLQTLGFDVAIDHPHTHVVQCCRLVKASKDLAQTSYFMASNSLHLTTMCLQYKPTLVACFCIHLAIKWSNWQIPESSEGRPWFWYVDQTVTQEALEQLTAEFLVIFDKCPSRLKRKIMAMSANQNPSLLSNYTNSLEPDKKQKQDGSISNTSSSSNSSMQPSTSGMNQRAHVHPAVAVDESKQKLQDPITVPPRTQHNYKNLNPSNLHGHQHSHSHGHSHRNQKSHGHMQPNASSVPPKKNINRPPDCMFPPPIRISDHNRQVKTDQQHYKQQIGGHGMSSDMKQQQMVQPSFIPNLHHPPPPIPSSVPHSQKKQYEVPVQPPPPPLPPPPPATPPPPPPPPPLQPPPPPLPPSGSSNRHQDLNMSNSGYNNVIIKQEMTEQNHRYDNNSGSVTTNVLGPVTKQEPNHNVNVSGATFKQEPMSVLSNRLNIESNHNRYINDNLLLNASNSNMSSCSSSSSSSNINNSNLFNVNVKQEPISSSSMEQNHHQHHHTHHRNYDSINYNSNSNNSYTNNGGVSGSNNQIMVKQEKQEYLQPQQHSVEQNHHRYDNNSSSLDFIKKSPVFEQNSHSQQPQKLNESRNLIDNVNIKKEPQAMSYNNNNNNNNVVSSNFEHGRVASSKQLQIQPHISNKNSSSVLPGAVTATRSVKAPSIFSPEKDPPPSQQHGAGNNPVVHHGMQQSSNPTHVGNSNKLKRKRVSSSGSENEVMVPLIKKLQQEEIARYEDPNRTHASLKLHFDKSNPSQAVVANSSNSDTWDLEGSDVNSNAVEQELVNKPSSSTANHSIETVELGANIEIPGNINDKKHKEGREHKKKKKHKEHKEHKDRERHKHKEKHKSKDKHRDSVKSTDTVSIQIEPAGGSVSRSVNSPASNSSPVERSSLKIKIPKERLVQAMPGLKVKFSKELLQGIGKNNQDVINAHSSGGSTHHRTIVKVSSTTTTSTTTARHHDSTR from the coding sequence ATGCGGCGAGCAATGGAAGACCGGTGGTACTTCACGAGAGAACAGCTTAACAACACGCCCAGTATCAGATGTGGTTACAGTGCAGACAGGGAACTTTCCTGCCGGCAACAAGCTGCAAACTTCATACAGGATATGGGCCAACGTTTACAAGTAACGCAGCTGTGTATAAATACTGCTATCGTGTATATGCATCGGTTCTATATGTTCCATTCATTCACGCAGTTTCATCGCACGGCAATATCTTCTGCAGCTCTGTTTCTAGCGGCTAAAGTGGAAGAACAACCCAGAAAATTAGAGCATGTTATAAAAGTCGCCTATATGTGTTTGCATAGGGAACAGTCGCATCTCGATACCAAATCTGAGCAGTATTTGGAGTTGGCTCAAGATTTAGTGGTTAATGAGAATGTTTTGTTGCAGACTTTGGGATTTGATGTCGCCATAGATCATCCGCATACGCATGTAGTACAGTGCTGTCGTCTAGTGAAAGCCAGTAAAGATTTAGCTCAGACATCTTATTTTATGGCATCAAATAGTCTACATTTAACCACAATGTGTTTACAGTATAAGCCTACTTTAGTCGCTTGTTTTTGTATACATCTAGCGATTAAGTGGTCTAACTGGCAGATACCAGAAAGCAGTGAAGGTAGACCGTGGTTTTGGTACGTCGATCAAACCGTGACTCAGGAAGCTTTGGAACAGCTGACCgcagaatttttagttatatttgatAAGTGCCCAtccagattaaaaagaaaaattatggcCATGTCCGCTAATCAGAACCCTTCATTACTTTCTAATTACACAAATAGTTTGGAGCCCGATAAAAAGCAAAAGCAAGACGGCAGCATTAGTAatactagtagtagtagtaatagttcGATGCAGCCTTCTACATCCGGCATGAATCAACGTGCACATGTTCATCCTGCGGTTGCGGTTGATGAATCGAAACAAAAATTGCAAGATCCGATAACAGTACCGCCAAGAAcacaacataattataaaaatttaaatccttcTAATCTGCACGGGCATCAGCACAGCCACAGTCACGGTCATAGTCATAGGAATCAGAAGAGTCACGGGCATATGCAACCTAACGCTTCATCTGTTCCTCCTAAGAAGAATATTAACCGTCCTCCAGATTGTATGTTTCCTCCTCCGATTCGGATTTCTGATCACAATCGACAAGTAAAGACTGATCAGCAGCATTATAAGCAGCAAATAGGCGGTCATGGTATGAGTTCGGATATGAAACAGCAGCAAATGGTGCAGCCGTCATTCATTCCAAACCTACATCACCCGCCTCCTCCGATACCATCATCAGTTCCTCATTCTCAAAAGAAACAGTATGAAGTGCCTGTAcaaccaccaccaccacctcTTCCACCACCACCGCCTGCAACCCCACCACCACCGCCTCCACCGCCACCCTTACAGCCTCCACCACCTCCTCTGCCGCCATCTGGATCCTCGAATAGGCATCAAGACCTAAATATGAGTAACAGCGGttacaataatgttattattaaacaagaGATGACAGAACAAAATCATCGTTACGATAATAACAGCGGATCCGTGACGACGAACGTATTAGGACCTGTTACTAAACAAGAACCGAATCATAATGTTAACGTTTCAGGAGCTACTTTTAAACAAGAACCGATGTCTGTTTTATCAAATCGATTAAACATTGAATCAAATCATAATAGATACATTAACGATAACTTATTATTGAATGCAAGTAATAGTAATATGAGtagttgtagtagtagtagtagtagtagtaatattaataatagtaatctatttaatgttaatgttaaacaAGAACCGATATCTTCTTCATCAATGGAACAAAATCATCATCAGCATCATCATACGCATCATCGCAATTACGATAGTataaattacaatagtaataGCAACAATAGTTATACCAATAATGGTGGTGTAAGCGGTTCCAACAATCAGATAATGGTTAAACAGGAGAAACAAGAATATCTACAACCGCAACAGCACAGTGTGGAACAGAATCACCATAGATATGATAATAATAGCAGCAGTCTggattttattaagaaatcaCCTGTGTTCGAACAGAACAGTCATTCTCAGCAgccacaaaaattaaatgaaagtcgTAACCTTATCGATAATGTCAATATTAAAAAGGAGCCACAGGCTATGTCatacaacaataacaacaacaacaacaatgtGGTATCATCTAATTTTGAACATGGAAGAGTTGCCTCTTCAAAACAACTGCAAATACAGCCTCATATATCTAACAAGAATTCTTCGAGTGTATTGCCCGGTGCGGTAACAGCAACAAGAAGTGTTAAAGCTCCATCAATATTCTCTCCTGAAAAAGATCCGCCTCCTTCACAGCAGCATGGTGCTGGTAACAATCCTGTCGTGCATCATGGTATGCAACAGTCTTCGAATCCAACGCATGTtggaaattcaaataaattaaaacgtaaaagagTAAGCAGCTCTGGTTCTGAGAATGAAGTGATGGTTCcgttgattaaaaaattacaacaggaaGAAATTGCTCGATATGAAGATCCTAATAGAACTCATGCGTCTTTAAAATTACACTTCGATAAAAGTAATCCTTCACAGGCGGTTGTTGCTAATTCATCAAATAGTGATACTTGGGATTTAGAAGGTTCTGATGTTAATAGTAATGCTGTCGAACAAGAATTAGTAAATAAGCCTTCATCTTCGACTGCAAATCATTCAATTGAAACTGTAGAATTGGGTGCGAATATCGAAATACCTGGtaatattaacgataaaaaacataaagaaggtagagaacacaaaaagaaaaagaaacacaaaGAACACAAAGAGCACAAAGATAGAGAGAGACATAAACATAAAGAGAAACATAAAAGTAAAGACAAACATAGAGACTCTGTTAAAAGCACCGATACAGTTTCAATTCAAATAGAACCGGCTGGTGGTTCTGTTTCAAGATCCGTCAATTCCCCTGCTTCTAATTCTAGTCCGGTCGAAAGATcgagtttgaaaattaaaattcctaaagAGAGATTAGTCCAAGCTATGCCGGGTCTTAAAGTAAAGTTTAGTAAAGAATTGTTGCAGGGTATAGGTAAAAATAATCAAGATGTGATAAATGCGCATAGTAGCGGAGGATCAACTCATCATAGAACTATAGTTAAGGTatcttctactactactactagtactACTACTGCAAGACATCATGATTCAACTCGTTAG